In the genome of Fluviispira vulneris, one region contains:
- a CDS encoding SGNH/GDSL hydrolase family protein: protein MRQLRSSIKQVLGGRNLVGKSKDTAIQECIQEAHEKIYNKVINPTNLKKTIRICLCLENDPQKIFSSRFLENIGELNKNQNFIFRKILPRSIQKFIANFYIIYESKQKTFNGINRSYINPCTLNMNEFKNWFKSLLNINDCTYKDLIENTYIEDIFLDTAKKIKLGCSPHNKISRIVIFGDSLSDTGLMYSSTMGRIFVKLNELNKNIKILNQSPYGRFTNGFVWCDMISSYLVHISEHKNFDKYHTYEDISTNKLQKNKVDRFLLNYAVGGSTAGNYSLFKNISSLQIKTILLGTVLYCLEKQVDQYLEEYANISNNLNIIWAGPNDLVTLGWENLKGIEHAQNGLFTCINKLKARGAKNFLLINMPDIYISPKFQLASQETKNHLAWLVDKFNNDLEKKAKAENIKLFDIRQVLRDLVKNDFKYYDYEGFRYDINLTNTKDGIALLDEIKKNERYMYFDDLHPSALTHGLLGFVIAKYIAKNFEIVIEQAPPLLRRESCS, encoded by the coding sequence ATGCGACAATTAAGAAGTTCAATAAAACAAGTTTTGGGTGGTCGAAATTTAGTTGGAAAGTCAAAAGACACTGCTATACAAGAATGCATCCAAGAAGCTCATGAAAAAATTTATAATAAAGTAATTAATCCCACCAACCTCAAAAAAACGATTCGTATTTGTTTGTGTTTGGAAAATGATCCACAAAAAATATTCAGTTCTCGTTTCCTTGAAAACATCGGTGAATTAAATAAAAATCAAAATTTTATCTTTAGAAAAATTTTACCTAGAAGCATTCAAAAATTTATTGCAAATTTTTATATAATTTATGAATCCAAACAAAAAACATTTAATGGAATCAATCGATCTTATATTAATCCATGCACACTGAATATGAATGAATTTAAAAATTGGTTTAAATCTCTTTTAAATATAAATGATTGCACTTATAAAGATCTTATTGAAAATACCTACATTGAAGATATTTTCCTAGACACTGCTAAGAAAATAAAATTAGGCTGTTCCCCTCATAATAAAATATCTCGAATAGTTATTTTTGGTGACAGTTTATCCGACACAGGACTTATGTATTCCTCAACCATGGGTAGAATATTTGTAAAGTTAAATGAACTCAATAAAAATATAAAAATATTAAATCAATCACCATATGGCCGTTTTACGAATGGATTTGTCTGGTGCGATATGATTTCATCTTATTTAGTTCACATATCAGAGCATAAAAACTTCGATAAATATCATACTTATGAAGATATTTCAACAAACAAACTACAAAAAAATAAAGTTGATCGCTTCTTGCTAAATTATGCTGTTGGTGGTTCGACAGCTGGTAATTATTCACTTTTTAAAAATATTTCAAGTTTGCAAATCAAAACTATATTATTAGGGACTGTATTATATTGCCTTGAAAAACAGGTAGACCAATATCTTGAAGAATATGCAAATATTTCAAATAATTTAAATATCATTTGGGCTGGTCCAAATGACCTTGTTACTTTGGGTTGGGAAAATTTAAAAGGGATCGAACATGCGCAAAATGGATTATTTACCTGCATCAACAAACTAAAAGCTCGTGGTGCTAAAAATTTCCTTTTAATCAATATGCCTGATATTTATATATCACCAAAATTTCAACTCGCTTCACAAGAAACTAAAAATCATCTTGCTTGGCTGGTAGATAAATTCAATAATGATTTAGAAAAAAAAGCTAAAGCCGAGAATATTAAACTCTTTGATATACGCCAAGTACTTCGCGATTTGGTAAAAAATGATTTTAAATATTATGATTATGAAGGTTTTCGATATGATATTAACTTAACAAATACAAAAGATGGAATTGCACTGCTCGATGAGATTAAGAAGAATGAGCGTTACATGTATTTTGATGACTTGCACCCTTCTGCTTTAACCCATGGACTTTTAGGATTCGTAATAGCAAAATACATTGCAAAAAATTTTGAAATTGTGATCGAACAGGCTCCACCTCTTTTGCGAAGAGAATCTTGTTCGTAA